A DNA window from Actinomadura coerulea contains the following coding sequences:
- a CDS encoding right-handed parallel beta-helix repeat-containing protein: protein MGRRFLGRLWLVVATASGLVLGLMVSADAHIERPSYWPLPGPDCSVSPCAGGAVPKARSLASSLTATRGSTTRVVCRPDSLKRLEASIRRARKSGYDIRPHDHRRFSAAEARELTRINRALASRCRYGEIQPAVTDSGNNDRVVVLPGIYTEPTSRAKPTHDKACDPYKLSTGAYSYLGEFKCQNDANLIAVLGRSPGSGKDPDPPLVDRHGIPNRGACVRCNLQLEGSGVSADDVVVEAGDPSSGNGGPRRSVKDVGIRADRADGFVLRNVTVRHAEEHDIYVLESNGYLLDRFKTFYAGEYGVLTFVEDHGVMQNCEAAGNGDSGLYPGSGAKTSAGRDPKVYPTARYSQEIRYCDSHHNTSGYSGTDGSGTWLHHNNFYGNALGFTTDVFTAAGHPGFPQQGDLIEKNDFYSNNFNPYLPGSDVVPTVPVPVGTGMWIAGGDDNVVRDNRFRDNDRRGAMLFAVPDAFVCGPGNGPITGCDPLKLSTSHRNSFHGNTMSGNGVDFWWDAFPGNVGNCWYSNGDATGSPKNLPDCLNGKVPWLSIGLGNLENEAELFVCMSDLKPGGPCPWFKSPAAGKAAPAGGHDHGAAGELDDALLAAVTCRSWQGMDTDQRDHMLTRMQVFMGGQIDHPGARGTTLSNRKATSVLDNACGLSFAGEFKLYKLYARAAAFTPQLRR from the coding sequence ATGGGCAGACGGTTTCTCGGCAGGCTCTGGCTGGTCGTCGCCACCGCGTCCGGGCTGGTCCTCGGGCTGATGGTGAGCGCGGACGCGCACATCGAACGTCCCTCCTACTGGCCGCTGCCCGGCCCGGACTGCTCGGTCAGCCCGTGCGCGGGCGGCGCGGTGCCCAAGGCCAGGAGCCTGGCCTCGTCGCTCACGGCGACCAGGGGCTCCACGACCCGCGTGGTGTGCCGCCCCGACTCGCTCAAGCGGCTGGAGGCCTCGATCCGGCGGGCGCGGAAGTCGGGCTACGACATCCGGCCGCACGACCACCGGCGGTTCAGCGCCGCGGAGGCGCGGGAGCTCACGCGGATCAACCGGGCGCTGGCCTCGCGGTGCCGGTACGGCGAGATCCAGCCCGCGGTGACCGACTCGGGCAACAACGACAGGGTCGTGGTCCTGCCGGGCATCTACACCGAGCCCACCTCGCGCGCGAAGCCCACCCACGACAAGGCGTGCGACCCGTACAAGCTGAGCACGGGGGCCTACTCCTACCTCGGCGAGTTCAAGTGCCAGAACGACGCCAACCTGATCGCCGTCCTGGGCCGCTCGCCCGGTTCCGGCAAGGACCCGGACCCGCCGCTGGTCGACCGGCACGGCATCCCCAACCGGGGCGCGTGCGTGCGCTGCAACCTCCAGCTCGAGGGGTCCGGCGTCAGCGCGGACGACGTGGTGGTGGAGGCGGGCGACCCCTCGTCCGGCAACGGCGGCCCGCGCCGCTCGGTGAAGGACGTGGGCATCCGCGCCGACCGGGCCGACGGCTTCGTCCTGCGGAACGTGACCGTCCGGCACGCCGAGGAGCACGACATCTACGTGCTGGAGAGCAACGGGTACCTGCTCGACCGCTTCAAGACCTTCTACGCGGGCGAGTACGGCGTGCTCACCTTCGTCGAGGACCACGGCGTGATGCAGAACTGCGAGGCGGCGGGCAACGGCGACTCCGGGCTCTACCCCGGGTCGGGTGCCAAGACGTCGGCCGGCCGCGACCCGAAGGTCTATCCCACGGCGCGCTACAGCCAGGAGATCCGCTACTGCGACTCCCACCACAACACCAGCGGCTACTCCGGGACGGACGGCAGCGGCACCTGGCTGCACCACAACAACTTCTACGGCAACGCGCTCGGCTTCACGACCGACGTGTTCACCGCGGCGGGGCATCCCGGCTTCCCGCAGCAGGGCGACCTGATCGAGAAGAACGACTTCTACTCCAACAACTTCAACCCCTACCTGCCCGGCAGCGACGTGGTGCCGACCGTGCCGGTCCCCGTCGGGACCGGCATGTGGATCGCGGGCGGCGACGACAACGTCGTCCGCGACAACCGGTTCCGTGACAACGACAGGCGCGGCGCCATGCTGTTCGCCGTTCCCGACGCCTTCGTCTGCGGGCCCGGGAACGGCCCCATCACCGGCTGCGACCCGCTGAAGCTGTCCACGTCGCACCGCAACTCGTTCCACGGCAACACGATGTCCGGCAACGGCGTCGACTTCTGGTGGGACGCCTTCCCGGGCAACGTGGGCAACTGCTGGTACTCCAACGGCGACGCGACCGGCTCCCCGAAGAACCTGCCCGACTGCCTGAACGGCAAGGTCCCCTGGCTGAGCATCGGTCTCGGCAACCTGGAGAACGAGGCCGAGCTGTTCGTCTGCATGTCCGACCTGAAGCCCGGCGGCCCGTGCCCCTGGTTCAAGTCCCCGGCCGCCGGGAAGGCGGCGCCCGCCGGCGGCCACGACCACGGCGCGGCGGGAGAGCTCGACGACGCGCTGCTCGCGGCGGTGACGTGCCGCTCCTGGCAGGGGATGGACACCGATCAGCGCGATCACATGCTGACCAGGATGCAGGTGTTCATGGGCGGCCAGATCGACCACCCCGGGGCGCGCGGCACGACCCTCAGCAACCGGAAGGCGACCAGCGTCCTCGACAACGCCTGCGGCCTCTCCTTCGCCGGAGAGTTCAAGCTGTACAAGCTCTACGCCCGCGCGGCGGCGTTCACCCCGCAACTACGACGCTGA
- a CDS encoding DMT family transporter, which produces MNGWALALVLVAAVVHAFWNFSAKRVGDGGAPFVFLYYTVSAVVFAPAAAVFLVLDAQRPQWTWLLAALVTAVLHVAYGIVLQRGYAVGDLSVVYPLARGTGPLLSVLVAVLFLGEDPGPPGLAGALLVIVGVLVVSGGAPAEDGASPARRRAGVLYGVLTGAVIAGYTLWDAHSVTELAVPPLVYFGSGALAQSLLLAPYALRDRARVARLWRGHRREVLIIGLLSPVAYLLVLFALRIAPVSLVAPARELSIVLGGLAAWRVLGEANAVRRLAGSVVVLAGIAAIAMA; this is translated from the coding sequence GTGAACGGCTGGGCCCTCGCGCTCGTTCTGGTCGCCGCCGTGGTGCACGCGTTCTGGAACTTCTCCGCGAAGCGGGTCGGTGACGGAGGGGCGCCCTTCGTCTTCCTCTACTACACCGTTTCGGCCGTTGTGTTCGCTCCGGCGGCGGCCGTCTTCCTGGTGCTGGACGCTCAGCGTCCGCAATGGACATGGCTGCTCGCGGCACTGGTGACAGCGGTCCTGCACGTGGCGTACGGAATCGTGCTCCAGCGCGGGTACGCCGTCGGCGACCTGTCGGTGGTCTATCCCCTGGCCAGGGGTACCGGGCCGCTGCTGTCGGTTCTGGTGGCGGTGCTCTTCCTCGGAGAGGACCCCGGCCCGCCGGGCCTGGCCGGCGCCCTCCTGGTGATCGTCGGCGTCCTGGTCGTCAGCGGCGGCGCACCGGCGGAGGACGGCGCCTCCCCGGCGCGGCGGCGCGCGGGCGTCCTCTACGGGGTGCTCACCGGGGCCGTGATCGCGGGCTACACGCTGTGGGACGCGCATTCGGTCACGGAACTGGCGGTCCCGCCGCTGGTCTACTTCGGCTCCGGCGCGCTCGCCCAGAGCCTGCTCCTCGCGCCGTACGCGCTGCGCGACAGGGCGCGGGTCGCCCGGCTGTGGCGCGGCCACCGGCGCGAGGTGCTCATCATCGGCCTGCTGTCGCCGGTGGCGTACCTGCTCGTGCTCTTCGCGCTCCGGATCGCGCCGGTCAGCCTGGTCGCTCCCGCCCGCGAGCTGAGCATCGTGCTCGGCGGACTGGCCGCGTGGCGGGTGCTGGGCGAGGCGAACGCCGTCCGCCGCCTGGCGGGCTCGGTCGTGGTGCTGGCCGGGATCGCCGCCATCGCGATGGCCTGA
- a CDS encoding NAD(P)-dependent alcohol dehydrogenase — MKAWTWDSYGPPDVLALKDVDEPGIGPDEVLVRVRAAAVNPYDWRHLRADPKLVRLSCGLRRPRPGLVLGADLAGVVERTGGAVTGLRPGDEVFGEVRLGSFAEAAAVPRDRLAVKPARLTFEQAASVSMAAHTALQGLRDTGRVCAGQRVLVNGASGGIGTFAVQLAKVFGAEVTGVCGTRNLELVRSLGADHVVDYTREDFTQRKGRYDLLMDIVGDRPLAELRRCLTPRGTLVIVGGIASPRGGLLGPAGQIVRGALASPFVSQRIGHVGWKPNAADLRFLAGLMEQERVTPVIDRTYPFAELPDALRYVERGHARGKVAIAL; from the coding sequence ATGAAGGCCTGGACCTGGGACAGCTACGGCCCGCCCGACGTGCTGGCCCTCAAGGACGTCGACGAACCCGGCATCGGCCCTGACGAGGTGCTCGTCCGGGTGCGTGCGGCGGCCGTCAACCCCTACGACTGGCGCCACCTGCGGGCCGATCCCAAGCTGGTGCGGCTCAGCTGCGGCCTGCGCCGGCCGAGGCCGGGCCTCGTCCTCGGCGCCGACCTCGCCGGCGTCGTGGAGCGGACGGGCGGCGCGGTGACGGGGCTGCGTCCCGGCGACGAGGTCTTCGGGGAGGTCCGCCTCGGCTCGTTCGCCGAGGCCGCCGCCGTCCCGCGGGACCGGCTGGCCGTCAAGCCGGCCCGCCTCACCTTCGAGCAGGCGGCGTCGGTGTCGATGGCCGCGCACACCGCGCTGCAGGGGCTGCGGGACACGGGGAGGGTCTGCGCCGGGCAGCGGGTCCTCGTCAACGGAGCCTCCGGCGGCATCGGGACGTTCGCCGTCCAGCTCGCCAAGGTGTTCGGAGCCGAGGTCACCGGCGTGTGCGGCACCCGCAACCTCGAACTGGTCCGCTCCCTGGGCGCGGACCATGTCGTGGACTACACCCGCGAGGACTTCACGCAGCGGAAGGGACGGTACGACCTGCTCATGGACATCGTGGGCGACCGGCCGCTCGCCGAACTGCGGCGCTGCCTGACGCCCCGCGGCACGCTGGTGATCGTGGGCGGGATCGCCTCGCCGCGCGGCGGGCTGCTCGGCCCCGCCGGGCAGATCGTCCGCGGCGCTCTGGCCTCCCCCTTCGTCAGCCAGCGCATCGGCCACGTCGGCTGGAAGCCCAACGCCGCGGACCTGCGGTTCCTGGCCGGCCTGATGGAGCAGGAGCGGGTCACGCCCGTCATCGACCGGACCTACCCGTTCGCCGAACTCCCCGACGCCCTCCGCTACGTCGAGCGCGGCCACGCCCGGGGCAAGGTCGCCATCGCCCTCTGA
- a CDS encoding TetR/AcrR family transcriptional regulator yields the protein MSSRTDADEADERARVPLSRGRVLRAAVRLADRDGLEALTMRRLAQEVGVEAMSLYHHVAGKEAVLDGVVEVVLDEIMKAVEEAEAPPPERDWRGALRARVLAARAVLLRHRWAPGLLGARSTVNPAVIAYYDQVVGLLRAGGLSFDLAHRALHVLGSRALGFAQELFQPGETPAAGDPALMEQMAGLFPNLAGMLADAVHDDPDGTLGFCDDQFEFEFALDLILEGLERRRAAGR from the coding sequence ATGAGTTCACGGACCGACGCGGACGAGGCGGACGAGCGGGCCCGCGTCCCGCTGAGCCGCGGGCGGGTGCTGCGGGCGGCCGTGCGCCTCGCCGACCGCGACGGCCTCGAAGCGCTGACCATGCGCCGGCTCGCGCAGGAGGTCGGGGTCGAGGCGATGTCGCTTTACCACCACGTCGCGGGCAAGGAGGCCGTCCTCGACGGCGTGGTCGAGGTGGTCCTCGACGAGATCATGAAGGCGGTGGAGGAGGCCGAGGCCCCGCCCCCCGAGCGGGACTGGCGCGGGGCGCTGCGCGCGCGGGTCCTGGCGGCCCGGGCCGTTCTTCTCCGCCACCGCTGGGCCCCGGGCCTGCTCGGCGCCCGCAGCACCGTGAACCCGGCCGTCATCGCGTACTACGACCAGGTCGTCGGCCTGCTCCGCGCGGGCGGCCTCTCGTTCGACCTGGCCCACCGCGCCCTGCACGTCCTGGGCAGCCGCGCCCTCGGGTTCGCCCAGGAGCTGTTCCAGCCCGGCGAGACCCCGGCCGCCGGCGACCCCGCCCTGATGGAGCAGATGGCCGGCCTGTTCCCCAACCTCGCCGGGATGCTGGCGGACGCCGTCCACGACGATCCGGACGGCACCCTGGGTTTCTGCGACGACCAGTTCGAGTTCGAGTTCGCCCTCGACCTGATCCTCGAAGGGCTGGAGAGGCGCCGCGCCGCCGGTAGGTGA
- a CDS encoding NAD(P)/FAD-dependent oxidoreductase, with product MRVLVVGAGIIGAALADRLTRPASGAPVRVTVVEAEAPGAGTSGTSYAWINANDPADPAYHRFRTAAMSAWRDLAAGFGDPAWYRPSGNVTWAADDGARERLAGRVARLSGLGYAADLITSDRFRRLEPHAAAPPDALIAHYPGEAHLHGGPAARALALRARDSGAELVTGRRAVRLNTGGDRVTGVRLDDGRDLDADLTVCAAGRHSPALLATAGVGLPVVDPSEPGSAAPCLVATTSPAQGALNGLVHAPGLSARPAENGGLVLEADDLDAGIDESASPALIQEAGRELLARARALVPALTAEVAEVRRCVRPLPVDGYPLIGFQRPGLYTAVTHSGITLAPHLAALVAEEIAGRPSPELAPYRPDRPDPAL from the coding sequence GTGCGCGTACTGGTCGTGGGAGCAGGGATCATCGGGGCCGCGCTGGCGGACCGGCTCACCCGCCCGGCGTCCGGCGCCCCCGTCCGCGTCACCGTGGTGGAGGCGGAGGCGCCCGGTGCCGGGACGTCCGGCACGAGCTACGCCTGGATCAACGCCAACGACCCCGCGGACCCGGCCTACCACCGGTTCCGGACGGCGGCGATGTCGGCCTGGCGCGACCTGGCGGCCGGCTTCGGCGACCCGGCCTGGTACCGGCCGTCGGGCAACGTCACCTGGGCCGCCGACGACGGCGCCAGGGAGCGGCTGGCCGGCCGGGTCGCCCGCCTGTCCGGCCTCGGCTACGCCGCCGACCTGATCACTTCCGACCGCTTCCGCCGGCTGGAACCGCACGCCGCCGCCCCACCGGACGCGCTCATCGCGCACTACCCGGGCGAGGCCCACCTGCACGGAGGCCCCGCCGCGCGGGCGCTGGCCCTGCGCGCCCGCGACTCCGGCGCCGAGCTGGTGACGGGCCGCCGCGCGGTGCGCCTCAACACCGGCGGCGACCGCGTGACCGGCGTGCGGCTCGACGACGGCCGCGACCTGGACGCCGACCTGACGGTCTGCGCGGCGGGCCGGCACAGCCCCGCACTCCTGGCCACCGCCGGGGTCGGACTCCCGGTGGTCGACCCGTCCGAACCCGGCTCGGCCGCACCGTGCCTCGTCGCCACCACCTCGCCGGCACAGGGCGCCCTGAACGGCCTCGTCCACGCCCCCGGCCTGTCCGCCCGGCCCGCGGAGAACGGGGGACTGGTCCTGGAAGCCGACGATCTGGACGCCGGAATCGACGAGTCGGCCTCCCCGGCGCTCATCCAGGAGGCCGGCCGCGAGCTGCTCGCCCGCGCGCGGGCGCTCGTCCCCGCCCTGACCGCGGAGGTCGCCGAGGTGCGGCGATGCGTCCGCCCGCTGCCGGTGGACGGCTACCCGCTCATCGGCTTCCAGCGCCCCGGCCTGTACACCGCCGTCACCCACAGCGGGATCACACTCGCCCCCCACCTCGCCGCCCTGGTCGCTGAGGAGATCGCCGGGAGACCGTCCCCCGAACTCGCCCCCTACCGCCCGGACCGCCCGGACCCGGCGCTCTAG
- a CDS encoding helix-turn-helix domain-containing protein → MAETARQLTPADDMPADDMPADEASREPAAARPAEPLWRDALGRSLRRLRLERGEILVETARRAGVSPQYLSEMERGVKEPSSEMIAAVAGALDVTLGDLTLAIATTLLAVPAGAAPAGPTCRAAYALAA, encoded by the coding sequence ATGGCCGAGACCGCGCGACAGCTCACGCCTGCCGATGACATGCCCGCCGACGACATGCCCGCCGACGAGGCGTCCCGCGAGCCGGCGGCGGCGCGCCCGGCCGAGCCCTTGTGGCGCGACGCGCTCGGCCGGTCCCTGCGGCGGCTGCGCCTCGAACGCGGCGAGATACTGGTGGAGACCGCCCGCCGCGCCGGGGTCTCGCCGCAGTACCTCTCGGAGATGGAGCGCGGCGTCAAGGAGCCGTCGAGCGAGATGATCGCCGCCGTCGCCGGCGCCCTGGACGTGACGCTCGGCGACCTGACCCTCGCGATCGCGACGACCCTGCTGGCCGTGCCGGCCGGCGCGGCTCCGGCCGGCCCGACCTGCCGGGCGGCGTACGCCCTGGCCGCGTAG
- a CDS encoding ClpP family protease, whose product MSTYTIPNVIAQHPRGERVMDVYSHLLTERIIYLGTAIDAGVANALVAQLLYLESDSPERDIQLYINCEGGDPSAMLAVYDTLRYIRPQVATTCVGQAVAVGAVLLAAGTPGKRAALPHTRVVLHQPMGQGRGAIPDLILQADEVVRVRADIESILSRHTGQDVATLRADTDRDRVFTANTALDYGLIDHVIEERQPMPA is encoded by the coding sequence ATGAGCACCTACACGATCCCGAACGTCATCGCGCAGCACCCCCGCGGCGAGCGCGTCATGGACGTCTACTCGCACCTGCTGACGGAGCGGATCATCTACCTCGGCACCGCCATCGACGCGGGCGTCGCGAACGCCCTCGTCGCGCAGCTGCTGTACCTGGAGTCCGACAGCCCCGAGCGCGACATCCAGCTGTACATCAACTGCGAGGGGGGAGACCCGAGCGCGATGCTCGCCGTGTACGACACGCTGCGCTACATCCGCCCGCAGGTCGCGACGACGTGCGTGGGGCAGGCGGTCGCCGTCGGCGCCGTCCTGCTCGCCGCGGGCACTCCCGGCAAACGCGCGGCGCTGCCCCACACCCGCGTCGTCCTGCACCAGCCGATGGGGCAGGGCCGCGGAGCGATCCCGGACCTCATCCTCCAGGCGGACGAGGTCGTCCGGGTGCGCGCCGACATCGAGAGCATCCTGTCCCGGCACACCGGGCAGGACGTCGCGACCCTGCGCGCCGACACCGACCGCGACCGCGTCTTCACCGCGAACACGGCGCTGGACTACGGCCTCATCGACCACGTGATCGAGGAGCGGCAGCCGATGCCCGCGTAG
- a CDS encoding ClpP family protease, whose protein sequence is MSEEQTIPLFNERVRRELYQQRVLVLDGPLDDDNGTLLATQLMILAREDASTDIALWIHSPGGSVPSMLAIRDVMRLIPCDVSTLVLGIAYSAGQFLLSSGTPGKRRAMPHARVLMHQGSAGIAGAAVDIELQANDLRHTRDTVLGLIAEDTGQPIEQVFEDSLHDRWYTAREALDYGFVDAIVSTFDEVMPARRRPVGLGAPSGGTAR, encoded by the coding sequence ATGAGCGAGGAACAGACAATCCCGTTGTTCAACGAACGAGTGCGGCGCGAGCTCTACCAGCAGCGCGTCCTCGTCCTCGACGGCCCGCTGGACGACGACAACGGCACGCTGCTGGCGACCCAGCTGATGATCCTGGCGAGGGAGGACGCCTCGACCGACATCGCGCTGTGGATCCATTCGCCCGGCGGGTCGGTGCCGTCGATGCTGGCGATCCGCGACGTCATGCGGCTGATCCCGTGCGACGTGTCCACGCTGGTGCTCGGCATCGCCTACAGCGCCGGCCAGTTCCTGCTGTCGTCCGGCACGCCCGGCAAGCGCCGCGCCATGCCGCACGCCCGCGTGCTGATGCACCAGGGCTCCGCCGGGATCGCGGGCGCCGCCGTCGACATCGAACTGCAGGCGAACGACCTGCGCCACACCCGCGACACGGTGCTCGGGCTCATCGCCGAGGACACCGGCCAGCCCATCGAGCAGGTCTTCGAGGACTCGCTGCACGACCGCTGGTACACGGCGCGCGAAGCGCTCGACTACGGCTTCGTCGACGCGATCGTCAGCACGTTCGACGAGGTCATGCCCGCCCGCCGCCGGCCCGTGGGGCTCGGCGCCCCGTCCGGAGGAACCGCACGATGA
- a CDS encoding GlxA family transcriptional regulator yields the protein MHEMRRVLVVGYPAAELLDIACVVSALQVANFLNGRGVYEVSLASPGGRPIHTGTGLTLQAQRSLERTAGPLDTLVVSGGIGFVDAMEDERLVAHVRRLGLESRRVASVCTGAGVLAAAGLLDGRRASTHWEHAGFLARRFPAVDFDSGPIFVSDGKVCTSAGVTAALDLTLSFIEADVSPDLARGVSRQLVTYLQRPGNQAQMSMFTAPSARNSLVRDAAAHIAGNPAADLSTAALAARAGVSQRHLARLFLAELGMTPGRFVRRARGEAAAHLLTGTALTVETIAARCGFGSEEALRQAFRGLYGVSPSHYRATQSTTG from the coding sequence ATGCACGAAATGCGTCGCGTCCTCGTGGTGGGCTACCCGGCGGCCGAACTGCTGGACATCGCCTGCGTCGTCTCGGCGCTCCAGGTGGCCAACTTCCTGAACGGGCGCGGCGTGTACGAGGTCTCGCTGGCCTCGCCCGGCGGCAGGCCGATCCACACCGGGACGGGCCTGACGCTGCAGGCGCAGCGGTCGCTGGAGCGCACCGCCGGGCCGCTCGACACGCTGGTGGTGTCGGGCGGTATCGGCTTCGTCGACGCGATGGAGGACGAGCGGCTGGTCGCGCACGTGCGCAGGCTCGGCCTGGAGTCCCGCCGCGTGGCGTCGGTGTGCACCGGCGCCGGGGTCCTCGCCGCGGCCGGTCTCCTGGACGGCCGGCGGGCGTCGACCCACTGGGAGCACGCCGGCTTCCTGGCGCGGCGGTTCCCGGCCGTCGACTTCGACAGCGGGCCCATCTTCGTGTCCGACGGGAAGGTCTGCACGTCCGCCGGCGTGACCGCCGCTCTGGACCTCACCCTGTCGTTCATCGAGGCCGACGTGAGCCCGGACCTGGCCCGGGGCGTGTCGCGGCAGCTGGTGACGTACCTGCAGCGGCCCGGCAACCAGGCGCAGATGAGCATGTTCACCGCGCCCTCGGCGCGCAACTCGCTGGTCCGGGACGCCGCCGCGCACATCGCCGGGAACCCGGCCGCGGACCTGTCGACGGCGGCGCTGGCGGCCCGCGCGGGCGTCAGCCAGCGCCACCTGGCGCGGCTGTTCCTGGCCGAGCTCGGCATGACCCCGGGCCGGTTCGTGCGCCGGGCGCGCGGCGAGGCGGCGGCGCACCTGCTGACCGGCACGGCGCTGACCGTGGAGACGATCGCGGCCCGCTGCGGCTTCGGCAGCGAGGAGGCGCTGCGCCAGGCGTTCCGCGGCCTGTACGGCGTCTCCCCGTCCCACTACCGCGCCACGCAGAGCACCACGGGGTGA
- a CDS encoding LPXTG cell wall anchor domain-containing protein — protein MATTSRTLDPDPQAPARPRTAWRRLTLHYVEMVLAMFAGMLVFGGLRALAGLTVAFDAHPGASYLLMATDMAVGMAAWMRLRRHGWACTLEMCAAMYVPAALVPLVWAGVMSGMAFMTAAHVLMMVAMLAVLLRRRREYCH, from the coding sequence ATGGCTACCACGTCCCGCACTCTGGACCCCGATCCCCAGGCCCCCGCGCGGCCGCGCACCGCTTGGCGGCGGCTCACCCTGCACTACGTCGAGATGGTGCTCGCCATGTTCGCCGGGATGCTCGTCTTCGGCGGCCTCCGGGCGCTCGCCGGGCTCACGGTCGCGTTCGACGCGCATCCCGGCGCCAGCTACCTGCTGATGGCCACCGACATGGCGGTCGGCATGGCCGCCTGGATGCGCCTGCGCCGCCACGGCTGGGCCTGCACGCTGGAGATGTGCGCCGCGATGTACGTGCCGGCGGCGCTGGTCCCGCTCGTGTGGGCCGGCGTCATGAGCGGGATGGCGTTCATGACGGCCGCGCACGTGCTGATGATGGTCGCGATGCTCGCCGTGCTGCTCCGGCGCCGCCGCGAGTACTGCCACTGA
- a CDS encoding DJ-1/PfpI family protein — protein MTSHETTVVIPLYDRFTALDVIGPYQMLALTPGIRVVLAAERAGPVLDDCRTLRLTAVGLDEAPRPDVVVVPGGPGTVHVLEGALPAWLRDVHPSTRWTTSVCSGSLVLGAAGLIDGLRATTHYRHLDKLPLFGAVPARERVVVEREARIVTAAGVSSGIDMALRLVEFLTDTRTAQAVQLWTEYDPAPPFDAGSPSRAPEDVVELAAGFEAAALEAAMRP, from the coding sequence ATGACTTCTCACGAGACCACGGTCGTCATCCCGCTCTACGACCGCTTCACCGCCCTGGACGTCATCGGCCCGTACCAGATGCTGGCCCTCACGCCCGGCATCCGGGTGGTGCTCGCCGCCGAGCGGGCAGGCCCGGTGCTCGACGACTGCCGCACCCTCCGGCTGACCGCCGTGGGCCTCGACGAGGCGCCGCGCCCGGACGTGGTGGTCGTCCCCGGCGGGCCCGGGACCGTGCACGTGCTGGAGGGTGCGCTCCCGGCCTGGCTGCGCGACGTCCATCCCTCCACCCGCTGGACGACCTCGGTGTGCTCCGGGTCCCTCGTCCTCGGCGCCGCGGGCCTGATCGACGGGCTGCGCGCGACCACCCACTACCGGCACCTGGACAAGCTCCCCCTGTTCGGCGCCGTCCCGGCCCGGGAGCGCGTGGTGGTCGAGCGGGAGGCCCGCATCGTGACCGCCGCCGGCGTCTCCAGCGGGATCGACATGGCGCTGCGGCTGGTGGAGTTCCTCACCGACACGCGCACCGCCCAGGCCGTCCAGCTCTGGACGGAGTACGACCCGGCGCCTCCGTTCGACGCCGGCTCCCCGTCCCGCGCCCCCGAGGACGTCGTGGAACTGGCCGCCGGGTTCGAGGCGGCGGCGCTGGAGGCGGCCATGCGCCCCTGA
- the lexA gene encoding transcriptional repressor LexA translates to MTAYSELDPFGDLDASALPQRQQRILAMIRDWAVRYGYAPSTRQIGDAVGLRSPSSVSRHLASLEDKGFLRRGDAVARPIDVRAFLREGPARESAGGQVPVPVVGDIAAGTPILAEEHADDTLLLPRELTGRGTVFGLRVRGDSMVDAAICDGDIVVVRRQPEAHSGQIVAAMIDGEATVKVYRRRDGHVLLEPRNPAYDVIDGDGAAVLGVVVSVLRNV, encoded by the coding sequence GTGACCGCCTACAGCGAGCTCGACCCGTTCGGGGACCTGGACGCCTCCGCGCTGCCCCAGCGCCAGCAGCGGATCCTGGCCATGATCCGCGACTGGGCGGTCAGGTACGGGTACGCGCCGAGCACCCGCCAGATCGGCGACGCCGTCGGCCTGCGGTCGCCGTCGTCGGTGTCGCGCCACCTGGCGAGCCTGGAGGACAAGGGCTTCCTGCGGCGCGGCGACGCGGTGGCCCGTCCGATCGACGTGCGTGCGTTCCTGCGGGAGGGCCCCGCACGGGAGTCCGCCGGCGGCCAGGTGCCCGTGCCCGTGGTCGGGGACATCGCCGCGGGCACCCCCATCCTGGCCGAGGAGCACGCCGACGACACGCTGCTGCTGCCCCGCGAGCTCACCGGGCGCGGCACCGTCTTCGGCCTGCGCGTGCGCGGCGACTCGATGGTCGACGCCGCGATCTGCGACGGCGACATCGTCGTGGTCCGCCGGCAGCCCGAGGCCCATTCGGGCCAGATCGTCGCCGCCATGATCGACGGTGAGGCCACCGTGAAGGTCTACCGGCGCCGCGACGGCCACGTCCTGCTCGAACCCCGCAACCCCGCCTACGACGTCATCGACGGCGACGGGGCCGCCGTCCTCGGCGTCGTCGTGTCGGTCCTGCGCAACGTCTGA